A genomic segment from Fodinicola acaciae encodes:
- a CDS encoding MerR family transcriptional regulator, with translation MRIGELSRRSGVSPRSLRYYEEQGLLESTRTSGGHREYADNAPDVVWRIQVLFTAGLRSDKIAELLPCASSCDGRVLAGPDLVADLREQRDRIDRLIADLRASQEVIDDVIGYSTAVPVSAGGAGPEIVISG, from the coding sequence ATGCGGATCGGCGAGCTGTCCAGGCGCTCGGGCGTGAGTCCTCGGTCGCTGCGTTACTACGAGGAGCAGGGCCTGCTGGAGTCGACGCGTACGTCCGGCGGCCACCGCGAGTACGCCGACAACGCGCCCGACGTGGTCTGGCGCATCCAGGTGCTGTTCACCGCCGGCCTGCGCAGCGACAAGATCGCCGAGCTGCTGCCGTGCGCGAGCAGTTGCGACGGTCGCGTGCTGGCCGGCCCCGACCTCGTCGCCGATCTGCGCGAGCAGCGCGACCGGATCGACCGGCTGATCGCCGACCTGCGCGCGTCGCAGGAGGTCATCGACGACGTGATCGGCTATTCGACCGCGGTGCCGGTTTCGGCCGGCGGCGCCGGTCCGGAAATCGTTATCTCGGGGTAG
- a CDS encoding RbsD/FucU family protein, giving the protein MLKGIDPLLHADLLHVLAAMGHGDVIAVVDANFPAVTMGRRVVRVDGVGVPAAARAVCSVLPLDRFVDAPIARMAVVGDPEALPEVQAEAIAGIRDVSGWDAPVESVERFDFYERAKEAFAVLVTSEHRLYGCLLLAKGTIPEVAG; this is encoded by the coding sequence ATGCTCAAGGGGATAGACCCGCTGCTGCACGCCGACCTGCTGCACGTACTCGCCGCGATGGGTCACGGCGATGTCATCGCGGTGGTGGACGCCAACTTTCCGGCCGTCACGATGGGGCGCCGGGTCGTACGCGTCGATGGCGTCGGAGTGCCGGCGGCGGCTCGCGCGGTATGCAGTGTGCTGCCGTTGGACCGGTTCGTCGACGCACCGATCGCGCGGATGGCCGTCGTCGGCGACCCGGAGGCGCTGCCAGAGGTGCAGGCCGAGGCGATCGCCGGCATCCGCGACGTCTCCGGCTGGGACGCGCCGGTCGAGTCCGTCGAACGCTTTGATTTCTACGAACGAGCAAAGGAAGCCTTCGCGGTGTTGGTGACCAGTGAGCACCGGCTCTACGGATGCCTGTTGCTGGCAAAGGGAACCATCCCCGAGGTGGCCGGATAA